One Microbacterium sp. zg-B96 genomic region harbors:
- a CDS encoding cell wall protein, with the protein MTRRVTRALAITAIAAASMLALPAAANASTIYPPSDSCAVSSATMVAGEPFDFACNASTFSANETVTITITGENGAGATFGAAFVKFAISTGSTTRTSTATGSLEPVEITLPADASGVYNIAAISATSAGGAGSTTIAASGGGLPVTGGDGSGMMGLWLGGGALLLGGTAIAAAAAARRARAQH; encoded by the coding sequence ATGACGCGTCGAGTGACCCGGGCCCTCGCCATAACGGCGATCGCAGCAGCCTCGATGCTGGCCCTTCCTGCAGCGGCCAACGCCTCCACCATCTACCCGCCGTCCGACTCGTGCGCGGTCTCATCCGCAACCATGGTCGCGGGTGAGCCTTTCGACTTCGCCTGCAACGCCAGCACGTTCAGCGCCAACGAGACGGTCACCATCACGATCACCGGCGAGAACGGCGCGGGTGCCACTTTCGGCGCCGCATTCGTGAAATTCGCCATCTCCACCGGCAGTACCACGCGCACCTCCACCGCGACCGGCTCACTTGAGCCCGTTGAGATCACGTTGCCGGCAGATGCCAGCGGCGTGTACAACATCGCGGCGATCTCGGCGACCTCGGCCGGCGGCGCCGGCAGCACCACGATCGCAGCCTCAGGCGGCGGTCTGCCGGTGACCGGCGGCGACGGCAGCGGCATGATGGGTCTGTGGCTGGGCGGCGGCGCCCTGCTGCTGGGTGGCACGGCGATCGCCGCAGCAGCGGCCGCGCGACGCGCGCGCGCTCAGCACTGA
- a CDS encoding DUF4012 domain-containing protein: MTAAVLPRPVRIAGIVFASVLGALLVAAIVAGAWIGVRAASAYQHLRTAQATMGEAIDSLSDPAQAAGLINALSGETSAAHRLTSDPVWRAAEGLPWIGPQLAAVSTIAAAADEVAGTALPPLAEVASSFSIDALRPASGRIDTTVFQAIAEPARAGADDVAAAAASVAAIDRAPLLAPVRDAVAQVSDLLRTGATATDALARASTLLPGMLGADGERDYLIVFQNNAEWRSLGGIVGAMAVVHTADGTLQLSAQNSGAAFPRYDDAVLPLSDELLSLYGPRPGRWMQNVTQVPDFAVSAALAREMWLRETGQQVDGVIAMDPVALSYLLEATGPVTLPTGDELTADNAVQLLLNEVYQRYERPRDQDAFFAAAAAAVFDRLAGGAADPAAMVASLARAGQERRLLLWSAIEGEQEVLAGTTLAGGLPATDAEAGRFGVYLNDGTGSKMDYYMRADTQLAWSTCALDDEGRATGEASLTLTLTNTAPADAATSLPEYITGGGAFGIPAGVSRTVTYLYLPQGYELTEADLSIDKGFGGGFHDDRQVLSFGADLAPGESVTVTVSVRTPGPAAATIIAEVTPTIAADAPTEIVSDCL; this comes from the coding sequence GTGACCGCTGCCGTTCTCCCCCGACCCGTGCGCATCGCGGGAATCGTGTTCGCAAGTGTCCTGGGGGCCCTACTGGTGGCAGCCATCGTGGCCGGCGCGTGGATCGGCGTGCGGGCGGCATCGGCCTACCAGCACCTACGCACCGCTCAGGCCACCATGGGCGAGGCGATCGACAGCCTCAGCGATCCGGCGCAAGCCGCGGGGCTCATCAACGCCCTCTCCGGCGAGACGTCCGCCGCACACCGGCTCACCTCCGACCCGGTGTGGCGTGCCGCCGAAGGCCTGCCCTGGATCGGGCCGCAGCTGGCCGCGGTGTCGACCATCGCAGCGGCGGCCGACGAGGTCGCCGGAACCGCCCTCCCCCCGCTCGCCGAGGTCGCCTCGTCATTCTCCATCGACGCGCTGCGGCCGGCGAGCGGGCGCATCGACACGACGGTGTTCCAGGCCATCGCCGAGCCGGCACGGGCGGGAGCCGACGACGTGGCCGCCGCCGCGGCATCCGTCGCCGCCATCGATCGGGCGCCCCTGCTCGCACCGGTGCGGGACGCAGTCGCCCAGGTGTCCGACCTGCTGCGCACCGGAGCCACCGCCACCGACGCGCTCGCCCGCGCGAGCACGCTGTTGCCGGGCATGCTCGGCGCCGACGGCGAGCGCGACTACCTCATCGTGTTCCAGAACAACGCCGAGTGGCGCTCGCTCGGGGGCATCGTCGGCGCGATGGCGGTCGTCCACACCGCGGACGGCACGCTGCAGCTGAGCGCGCAGAATTCGGGTGCCGCGTTCCCCCGCTACGACGACGCCGTGCTGCCACTGTCCGACGAGCTGCTCTCGCTCTACGGCCCGCGCCCCGGGCGGTGGATGCAGAACGTCACCCAGGTGCCCGACTTCGCCGTCTCGGCCGCGCTGGCCCGCGAGATGTGGCTGCGCGAGACCGGTCAGCAGGTCGACGGCGTCATCGCGATGGATCCCGTCGCGCTGTCGTACTTGCTGGAAGCCACCGGCCCCGTGACGCTGCCTACCGGCGATGAGCTCACCGCCGACAACGCCGTGCAGCTGCTGCTCAACGAGGTGTACCAGCGCTATGAGCGCCCCCGAGACCAGGACGCGTTCTTCGCCGCCGCGGCGGCCGCGGTGTTCGACCGGCTCGCCGGCGGCGCGGCGGACCCCGCCGCGATGGTCGCCTCGCTCGCCCGCGCCGGCCAGGAGCGCCGCCTGCTGCTGTGGAGCGCCATCGAGGGCGAGCAGGAAGTGCTCGCCGGCACCACCCTCGCCGGGGGTCTGCCCGCGACCGACGCCGAGGCGGGACGGTTCGGGGTGTACCTCAACGACGGCACCGGCTCGAAGATGGATTACTACATGCGTGCTGACACGCAACTGGCGTGGAGCACGTGCGCGCTCGATGACGAGGGTCGGGCCACCGGGGAGGCGAGCCTCACCCTCACCCTCACCAACACCGCGCCGGCGGATGCCGCGACGTCGCTGCCCGAATACATCACCGGGGGCGGCGCTTTCGGCATACCGGCGGGAGTGTCCCGCACCGTCACGTACCTCTATCTTCCGCAGGGCTACGAGCTGACCGAAGCGGACTTGTCGATCGACAAGGGGTTCGGCGGCGGATTTCACGACGATCGGCAGGTGCTGTCGTTCGGCGCCGACCTCGCGCCCGGTGAAAGCGTGACGGTGACCGTCTCGGTACGCACGCCGGGGCCCGCCGCCGCCACGATCATCGCCGAAGTGACGCCGACGATCGCGGCGGACGCGCCGACCGAAATTGTCTCGGACTGCCTTTAG
- a CDS encoding response regulator transcription factor translates to MTDSTAPPKTAVIVEDDPDIRHLLVEVLGAMGFETVSVDNGVDGVEAVLAYQPLITTLDVNMPGIDGFEAARRIRAQSDTYIIMLTGLEEEADVLLGFGAGADEYIYKPFRPRELRARIDALLRRPRIGGDTANVAQQHQAALTFTGAQSATTVLPALHPPEPAPLQPHPHGRLGAGALAHRDLELDPDSRIVIAAGQELELTRTEFDLLSTLMESKRRVRSKADLTLVVRADSYVTNYYVGEADKRAIEAHMTNLRRKLGDSAAPPRYIETVRGVGYRMTSDSAD, encoded by the coding sequence ATGACTGATTCCACCGCGCCACCGAAAACCGCGGTGATCGTCGAAGACGACCCGGATATCCGGCATCTCCTGGTGGAAGTCCTGGGAGCCATGGGCTTTGAGACCGTCTCGGTCGACAACGGCGTGGATGGCGTAGAGGCGGTACTGGCCTACCAGCCGCTGATCACGACACTCGATGTCAACATGCCAGGAATCGACGGATTCGAAGCCGCCCGCCGCATCCGCGCCCAGAGCGACACCTACATCATCATGCTCACCGGGCTCGAAGAAGAGGCCGATGTGCTGCTCGGGTTCGGCGCCGGTGCCGACGAGTACATCTACAAGCCCTTCCGCCCGCGCGAGCTGCGCGCCCGCATCGACGCGCTGCTGCGTCGCCCGCGTATCGGCGGGGACACCGCGAACGTCGCCCAGCAGCACCAGGCGGCCCTGACTTTCACCGGCGCCCAGTCGGCTACGACGGTCCTCCCGGCGCTTCATCCCCCCGAGCCGGCGCCCCTGCAGCCGCACCCTCACGGCCGGCTGGGTGCCGGCGCTCTCGCACACCGCGATCTCGAACTCGATCCCGACAGCCGCATCGTCATCGCGGCCGGGCAGGAATTGGAGCTCACCCGCACCGAGTTCGACCTGCTCTCCACGCTTATGGAGTCCAAGCGCCGGGTGCGCAGCAAAGCAGATCTCACCCTTGTGGTGCGCGCGGACTCGTACGTGACGAACTACTACGTCGGCGAAGCGGACAAGCGCGCCATTGAGGCACACATGACAAACCTGCGCCGCAAACTCGGCGACAGCGCCGCCCCCCCCCGATACATCGAGACGGTACGCGGCGTCGGCTACCGCATGACATCGGACTCAGCGGACTAG
- a CDS encoding HAMP domain-containing sensor histidine kinase yields MADPPTPEVPPRNDGVSTRWSDPRTRSIWQWQLVLAVAVAAIAAVIVLLTPQTFAHPVFILGVLLLLLVSALTLVVPWDRFSHRTVALIPGLDIMAIGLMASASDGLLAILWVFPIAWVSTYYSLPWLVAALCAIAAILVTDMLLTSLTSEQTVQLLVVLLALVFIGVTITIGSRRTRAFSRLLERQFAQLERTLRRVEAQEKRALVLFNSVDTALARVDGRGIVRGANDAYQRLYSISDASHAHPPAAVEYDGYRGEPLPPHDTMIARAARGEIFADQRIWLYDTSGQWHALDVSTSVVASTSDEPEVTLLTIRDVTAAVNAEQEKKTLTSVVSHELRNPLTSIVGHVDLLLDRDDLPRDVQEKLAVVENAGQRMQRLIASVLEKNKPAPPAARVVDLGRVVAASVDAFGPAAQTEQLTVEAALERDLFVTGDAFRLRQAVDNIIGNAVKYTPRGGTIRVDARLVDGEVRLAVTDTGIGMSTTDVDRVFEPYFRGQTARDSGMPGTGLGMVITREIVQQHGGQLSFTSALGRGTTVVVHLAAHEQDGAPA; encoded by the coding sequence ATGGCGGACCCCCCGACCCCCGAGGTACCGCCGCGCAACGACGGCGTATCCACTCGGTGGAGCGACCCCCGCACCCGATCCATCTGGCAGTGGCAACTGGTGCTCGCCGTCGCCGTCGCGGCGATCGCCGCGGTCATCGTGCTGCTCACGCCGCAGACGTTCGCCCATCCGGTGTTCATCCTCGGCGTGCTGCTGCTCCTGCTCGTCAGTGCGCTCACCCTGGTGGTGCCGTGGGACCGGTTCTCGCACCGCACCGTCGCACTGATCCCCGGCCTGGACATCATGGCCATCGGGCTCATGGCCTCGGCCAGCGACGGTCTGCTCGCGATTCTCTGGGTGTTCCCGATCGCGTGGGTCTCGACCTATTACTCGCTGCCGTGGCTGGTCGCCGCGCTGTGCGCGATCGCGGCGATCCTCGTCACCGACATGCTCCTTACCTCGCTCACCTCCGAGCAGACCGTGCAGCTGCTGGTGGTGCTGCTGGCGCTGGTGTTCATCGGGGTGACCATCACCATCGGTTCCCGCCGCACGCGCGCCTTCAGTCGTCTGCTCGAGCGTCAGTTCGCGCAGCTGGAACGCACCCTCCGCCGCGTCGAGGCGCAGGAGAAGCGGGCTCTGGTGCTGTTCAACTCCGTCGACACCGCACTGGCCCGCGTCGACGGGCGTGGCATCGTCCGAGGCGCGAACGATGCCTATCAGCGCCTCTATTCGATCAGCGACGCCTCCCACGCCCACCCGCCGGCCGCCGTCGAATACGACGGCTACCGCGGCGAGCCGCTGCCGCCGCACGACACGATGATCGCCCGCGCGGCCCGAGGCGAGATCTTCGCCGATCAGCGCATCTGGCTGTACGACACGTCCGGGCAGTGGCACGCGCTCGACGTCTCCACCAGCGTCGTGGCATCCACCTCGGACGAGCCCGAGGTCACGCTGCTGACCATTCGCGACGTGACCGCGGCGGTCAACGCGGAGCAGGAGAAGAAGACGCTCACGAGCGTCGTGTCCCACGAACTGCGCAATCCGCTCACCTCCATCGTCGGGCACGTCGATCTGCTGCTGGACCGTGACGATCTGCCCCGCGACGTGCAGGAGAAGCTGGCGGTGGTCGAGAACGCCGGTCAGCGGATGCAACGGTTGATCGCCTCCGTCCTGGAGAAGAACAAGCCCGCCCCGCCGGCGGCACGGGTCGTCGACCTGGGCCGCGTCGTCGCGGCATCCGTCGATGCGTTCGGCCCTGCGGCACAGACCGAGCAGCTCACCGTGGAAGCCGCACTCGAGCGCGACCTGTTCGTCACCGGCGATGCCTTTCGCCTGCGCCAGGCGGTGGACAACATCATCGGCAACGCCGTGAAGTACACCCCGCGGGGTGGGACGATCCGCGTGGATGCCCGCCTCGTCGACGGCGAGGTCCGCCTGGCGGTGACCGACACCGGCATCGGCATGAGCACGACGGACGTGGACCGCGTGTTCGAGCCGTACTTCCGCGGCCAGACCGCGCGCGACAGCGGCATGCCGGGCACCGGACTGGGCATGGTGATCACCCGCGAGATCGTGCAGCAGCACGGCGGGCAACTGTCGTTCACGAGCGCGCTCGGGCGCGGCACCACCGTTGTGGTGCACCTTGCCGCGCACGAGCAAGATGGAGCGCCAGCATGA
- a CDS encoding GDP-L-fucose synthase, whose amino-acid sequence MGRSVTASDRLDYTPGELDRDATFYVAGHRGLVGSAIVRKLAASGFGNIVGKSSAELDLKNRDAVFEYMTEIKPKYIVLAAAKVGGILANSTYPVDFLSDNLRIQTNVLDAALANDVERVAFLGSSCIYPRLAEQPIREDSLLTGHLEPTNDAYAIAKIAGILHTQAVRRQYGLPWISAMPTNLYGPNDNFSPQGSHVLPALIRRYDEAASSGAPTVTNWGTGTPRREFLHSDDMADAVLHLMEHYDGPEQVNVGTGTDVTIREIAETIGTVVGFTGATEWDTTKPDGTPQKLLDVSKLAEAGWTAKITLEEGLERTVAWYRDNVDAIRE is encoded by the coding sequence GTGGGCCGCAGCGTGACCGCGAGCGACCGGCTCGATTACACGCCGGGCGAGCTCGATCGCGACGCCACGTTCTACGTGGCAGGGCACCGTGGCCTCGTCGGGTCTGCGATCGTCCGTAAGCTCGCGGCTTCGGGATTCGGGAACATCGTCGGCAAGTCGTCGGCCGAACTCGACCTGAAAAACCGCGACGCGGTGTTCGAGTACATGACCGAGATCAAGCCCAAGTACATCGTGTTGGCCGCGGCGAAGGTCGGCGGAATCCTCGCCAACAGCACGTACCCGGTCGACTTTCTCAGCGACAACCTCCGCATCCAAACGAACGTGCTGGATGCGGCATTGGCGAACGATGTCGAGCGCGTCGCTTTTCTGGGCTCGTCGTGCATCTACCCCAGACTGGCGGAGCAGCCGATCCGCGAGGACTCGCTTCTGACGGGGCACCTCGAGCCCACTAACGACGCGTATGCGATCGCGAAGATCGCCGGCATCCTGCACACGCAAGCCGTACGCCGTCAGTACGGGCTCCCCTGGATCTCCGCCATGCCGACCAATCTGTATGGCCCCAACGACAACTTCTCGCCCCAGGGCTCGCACGTGCTGCCAGCACTCATCCGCCGCTACGACGAAGCGGCGTCATCGGGCGCACCGACCGTCACGAACTGGGGCACCGGCACACCGCGCCGCGAGTTCCTGCATTCCGACGACATGGCCGACGCCGTGCTGCACCTGATGGAGCACTACGACGGTCCCGAGCAGGTGAACGTGGGCACGGGCACGGATGTGACCATCCGTGAGATCGCCGAGACCATCGGCACCGTCGTGGGATTCACCGGTGCCACCGAGTGGGACACCACCAAGCCCGACGGCACGCCGCAGAAGCTGCTCGATGTCTCCAAGCTCGCCGAAGCGGGCTGGACCGCGAAGATCACTCTCGAAGAGGGCCTCGAGCGCACTGTTGCCTGGTACCGCGACAACGTGGACGCTATTCGCGAATAG
- a CDS encoding endonuclease/exonuclease/phosphatase family protein: MRVISYNLRKHRAAGELTDLVEKHGADVLCLQEAVTAGIPDHIGGLKLADATHRNRLGLAVYYRANTYRAVEARSMSLKKSLHDRVLKPAEERMLGVRLRDIDNNREVIVASFHAAPLTALNSLRRHQIKTALTELADLGEGLPILMVGDYNYPVFKESLGQKVREQGYELTLSDVRTYTRYKFFRGHYDFATSVGFDIERVKTLPQGLSDHLPILVTAEPSMVRAPEGAA, encoded by the coding sequence ATGAGGGTGATCTCGTACAACTTACGCAAGCACCGGGCTGCCGGTGAACTGACCGATCTGGTCGAGAAGCACGGCGCCGACGTGCTGTGCCTGCAAGAGGCCGTCACGGCCGGCATCCCCGACCACATCGGTGGACTGAAATTGGCTGATGCCACCCACCGCAATCGCCTCGGCCTGGCGGTGTATTACCGCGCCAACACATACCGCGCTGTCGAGGCGCGGTCGATGTCGCTGAAGAAGTCGCTGCACGACCGGGTGCTCAAGCCCGCCGAGGAGCGGATGCTGGGCGTGCGTCTGCGGGACATCGACAACAACCGCGAGGTCATCGTCGCGTCGTTCCACGCCGCCCCGCTCACCGCGCTCAACTCGCTGCGCCGGCACCAGATCAAGACGGCGCTCACTGAGCTGGCCGATCTGGGCGAGGGGCTGCCGATCCTGATGGTCGGCGACTACAACTATCCGGTGTTCAAGGAAAGCCTCGGCCAGAAGGTGCGCGAGCAGGGGTATGAACTGACGCTGAGCGATGTGCGCACCTACACGCGCTACAAGTTCTTCCGCGGTCACTACGACTTCGCGACGTCGGTGGGATTCGACATCGAGCGGGTCAAGACGCTTCCGCAGGGTCTCAGCGACCATCTGCCGATCCTCGTGACCGCCGAGCCGTCCATGGTGCGTGCCCCGGAGGGCGCGGCGTGA
- a CDS encoding tRNA pseudouridine synthase A encodes MRIRLDIAYDGTHFRGWARQPGLRSVQATIEDAIARILGGVPRLVVAGRTDAGVHATGQVAHLDLTDAQVARLRARRARRAEREGGTQADAADGAPPPDDDAERVAALASRIAGVLGQYPDVYVRRTSVAPEGFDARFSATSRRYEYRIADAVTGYDPMQRHRTTTVRTRLDVPAMDAAARSLIGLHDFAAYCKPRDGATTIRTLLEFDWRRDATADVVANVRADAFCHSMVRALVGACVGVGEGRLDPRDVVALRDGATRTSEFKVFAARGLTLTEVGYPADELLAVRAEQTRRRRVVE; translated from the coding sequence GTGCGCATCCGTCTTGACATCGCCTACGACGGCACGCATTTCCGCGGCTGGGCGCGGCAGCCGGGGCTGCGCAGCGTGCAGGCCACGATCGAAGACGCCATCGCCCGGATCCTCGGCGGTGTGCCCCGGCTCGTCGTAGCGGGGCGGACGGATGCCGGCGTGCACGCGACCGGCCAGGTGGCCCACCTCGATCTGACCGACGCGCAGGTCGCGCGGCTGCGGGCACGGCGGGCCCGCCGTGCCGAGCGCGAGGGTGGCACGCAGGCGGATGCCGCCGACGGTGCGCCGCCGCCGGATGACGACGCCGAGCGTGTCGCCGCACTGGCGAGTCGGATCGCCGGGGTGCTGGGCCAGTACCCCGATGTGTACGTTCGGCGCACCAGCGTGGCGCCAGAGGGCTTTGACGCCCGGTTCTCGGCCACGAGTCGCCGCTATGAGTACCGCATCGCGGATGCGGTGACCGGATACGACCCGATGCAGCGGCACCGCACCACCACGGTGCGCACCCGCCTCGACGTGCCGGCGATGGATGCCGCCGCCCGCTCGCTCATCGGCCTGCACGACTTCGCGGCGTACTGCAAGCCCCGGGACGGAGCCACGACCATCCGCACGCTCCTCGAGTTCGACTGGCGCCGTGACGCTACGGCCGACGTCGTGGCGAACGTGCGGGCCGACGCCTTCTGCCACAGCATGGTGCGGGCGCTCGTCGGAGCCTGTGTCGGCGTGGGGGAGGGGCGCCTGGATCCGCGGGATGTGGTGGCGCTGCGCGATGGGGCCACGCGCACGAGCGAGTTCAAGGTGTTCGCGGCCCGGGGGCTCACCCTCACCGAGGTGGGCTACCCCGCCGACGAGCTGCTGGCCGTGCGCGCCGAGCAGACGCGCCGGCGTCGGGTCGTCGAGTAG
- a CDS encoding universal stress protein has protein sequence MTEKIVVGVTEAPVTRRAVDWAVRRAAHRGQQVELVSVVGGAIGAVGESSVMATVLDAHRHMLEAEVARSASSGVHITTRVVAGNPVNVLVEESANAALLVIGSDYRGPGSGPARGAHGIRVVAASHCPVVVVPDIDIHDRTGVLVGVDGSPVSEGAIRFAAAEADRLGEPLIAVCVWTPVTAPRNAAMVYPELYLANMQRTAEENLALSLAGLRAQYPDLVIDERAVKGYPAAVINALAADAKLAVIGTRGRSAVARFLLGSISHEVLQRVATVTVITR, from the coding sequence ATGACCGAGAAGATCGTTGTTGGCGTAACCGAGGCCCCGGTGACCCGTCGGGCCGTCGATTGGGCGGTGCGCCGGGCGGCCCACCGGGGCCAGCAGGTCGAACTCGTCAGCGTCGTGGGCGGCGCGATCGGGGCGGTGGGCGAAAGCTCGGTGATGGCGACGGTGCTCGATGCCCACCGGCACATGCTCGAGGCCGAGGTTGCCCGGTCCGCCTCCTCCGGCGTGCACATCACGACACGTGTGGTGGCGGGAAACCCGGTGAACGTGCTCGTGGAGGAATCCGCCAATGCGGCGCTGCTGGTCATCGGCAGCGACTACCGGGGGCCGGGTTCGGGTCCGGCACGCGGAGCCCACGGCATCCGCGTCGTGGCGGCATCCCACTGCCCGGTCGTGGTGGTGCCCGACATCGACATCCACGACCGCACCGGCGTGCTCGTCGGCGTCGACGGGTCGCCGGTGTCGGAGGGGGCTATCCGGTTCGCCGCCGCCGAGGCCGACCGCCTGGGCGAGCCGCTGATCGCGGTGTGCGTGTGGACGCCGGTCACCGCGCCCCGCAACGCCGCGATGGTTTACCCCGAGTTGTACCTGGCGAACATGCAGCGCACCGCCGAGGAGAACCTCGCGCTGTCGCTGGCGGGCCTGCGCGCGCAGTACCCCGACCTCGTCATCGACGAACGTGCCGTGAAGGGCTACCCCGCCGCGGTGATCAACGCGCTCGCCGCCGACGCGAAGCTCGCGGTGATCGGCACGCGAGGCCGCAGTGCGGTGGCGCGGTTCCTGCTCGGCTCGATCAGTCACGAGGTGCTGCAGCGCGTCGCGACGGTGACGGTCATCACCCGCTGA
- a CDS encoding UDP-glucose/GDP-mannose dehydrogenase family protein — protein sequence MRLSVIGCGYLGAVHAAAMASIGHDVVGIDVDESKIASLSRGEAPFFEPGLPELLTEGIASGRLRFTTDMAEAQGAKVHFVGVGTPQQKDGSAADLTFVNAAIDALIPYLSEGDVVAGKSTVPVGTAATLAERVTPTGATLVWNPEFLREGFAVKDTIDPDRMVVGVREDGERVADILREVYHPSVAKGTPFIVTDYATAELVKVAANAFLATKISFINAMAEIAEVTGADVTTLADAIGHDARIGRRFLGAGIGFGGGCLPKDIRAFAARAEELGRGESIAFLREVDAINMRRRDRAVDLVVSALGGSVFKKNVTVLGAAFKPHSDDIRDSPALDVAVRLHGLGAWVTITDPEAIENARERHPQLNYVADRDEALRGADAVIVVTEWDEYRRQMSPEHAASLVSGRVIVDGRNCLDAAAWRAAGWEYYGMGRP from the coding sequence ATGCGTCTGTCTGTCATCGGTTGCGGTTATCTCGGCGCGGTTCACGCGGCGGCCATGGCATCCATCGGTCACGACGTGGTCGGCATCGACGTGGACGAGAGCAAGATCGCGTCCCTCTCGCGCGGCGAGGCACCGTTCTTCGAGCCGGGGCTGCCGGAGCTGCTGACCGAGGGCATCGCGTCCGGCCGGCTGCGGTTCACGACCGATATGGCCGAGGCGCAGGGCGCGAAAGTGCACTTCGTGGGCGTCGGCACGCCGCAGCAGAAAGACGGATCGGCCGCGGACCTCACGTTTGTGAACGCCGCCATCGACGCGCTGATCCCCTACCTTTCCGAAGGCGATGTCGTCGCTGGCAAGTCGACCGTGCCGGTGGGCACGGCCGCCACACTCGCCGAGCGCGTCACACCGACCGGCGCGACCCTGGTGTGGAATCCCGAGTTCCTGCGGGAGGGTTTCGCCGTGAAGGACACCATCGATCCCGACCGGATGGTCGTCGGGGTGCGCGAAGACGGCGAGCGCGTCGCCGACATCCTGCGGGAGGTCTACCACCCGTCCGTTGCCAAGGGCACGCCTTTCATCGTCACCGACTACGCCACCGCCGAGCTGGTCAAGGTCGCCGCCAACGCGTTCCTGGCCACGAAGATCTCGTTCATCAACGCGATGGCCGAGATCGCCGAGGTCACCGGTGCCGACGTCACCACGCTGGCCGATGCGATCGGACACGATGCGCGCATCGGTCGCCGGTTCCTGGGCGCCGGCATCGGGTTCGGCGGCGGGTGCCTTCCGAAGGACATCCGCGCGTTCGCTGCCCGTGCCGAAGAGCTCGGTCGAGGCGAGTCGATCGCGTTCCTCCGAGAGGTGGACGCGATCAACATGCGCCGCCGTGACCGGGCGGTCGACCTCGTCGTGAGCGCCCTGGGCGGATCGGTGTTCAAGAAGAACGTGACGGTGCTGGGCGCAGCATTCAAGCCGCACTCCGACGACATCCGCGACTCGCCCGCCCTCGACGTCGCCGTGCGCCTGCATGGCCTGGGCGCGTGGGTCACCATCACCGACCCCGAAGCGATCGAAAATGCACGGGAGCGGCATCCGCAACTGAATTACGTTGCCGACCGCGACGAGGCTTTGCGCGGAGCCGACGCGGTGATCGTCGTGACGGAATGGGACGAATACCGCCGGCAGATGTCCCCTGAGCACGCGGCATCCCTCGTGTCCGGGCGCGTCATCGTCGACGGCCGAAACTGCCTCGACGCTGCTGCCTGGCGTGCCGCCGGGTGGGAGTACTACGGCATGGGTCGCCCATAA
- a CDS encoding response regulator transcription factor: protein MAHTASPRAVVIEDDTDVRHLLIEILTSAGFTVTAAENGIDGIAAVVAYDPVITTIDVDMPGIDGFEVTRRIRAQGSDAYVVLITALTDEADAVLGFGVGADDVVTKPFRPRELRARLLALLRRPRVSDPDAPRSDGSATSAASTTTHVSDAVRLDGLLLDRDTRTVVVDSNDIALTRTEFELLATILESGRRVRSKADLVLTLHDETYLDPSKVSEADERAIEAHMTNLRRKLGDSALQPRFIETVRGAGYRAVAPHPDEDAEDSEP from the coding sequence ATGGCGCACACAGCATCGCCGAGGGCTGTCGTTATCGAAGACGACACCGACGTTCGCCATTTGCTGATTGAGATCCTCACCAGCGCGGGATTCACCGTCACCGCCGCTGAGAACGGCATCGACGGCATCGCCGCGGTGGTCGCCTACGATCCGGTGATCACCACCATCGATGTCGACATGCCGGGCATCGACGGGTTCGAAGTCACCCGGCGCATCCGCGCGCAGGGCAGTGACGCCTACGTCGTCCTGATCACGGCGCTCACCGATGAGGCCGATGCGGTGCTGGGGTTCGGCGTCGGTGCCGACGACGTGGTGACCAAGCCCTTTCGCCCGCGGGAGCTGCGAGCGCGACTGCTCGCCCTGTTGCGCCGCCCTCGCGTCTCCGACCCTGATGCGCCGCGCAGCGACGGCTCCGCCACGAGTGCGGCTTCCACGACCACCCACGTGTCGGATGCGGTGCGCTTGGACGGGCTGCTGCTGGACCGTGACACCCGCACCGTCGTCGTCGACAGCAACGACATCGCGCTCACGCGCACCGAGTTCGAGCTGCTCGCCACGATTCTCGAGTCAGGGCGCCGGGTGCGCAGCAAAGCCGACCTGGTGCTCACGCTGCACGACGAGACCTACCTCGATCCCTCCAAAGTCAGCGAGGCCGACGAGCGCGCAATCGAAGCGCACATGACCAACCTGCGTCGCAAGCTCGGCGATAGCGCGCTGCAACCTCGGTTCATCGAGACGGTGCGCGGTGCCGGATATCGCGCGGTCGCGCCGCACCCGGATGAGGACGCCGAAGACAGCGAGCCGTAG